A window of the Fusarium fujikuroi IMI 58289 draft genome, chromosome FFUJ_chr09 genome harbors these coding sequences:
- a CDS encoding related to tol protein → MSIFQTNAKKGLHHKNYESIATSAKNGCRICHYLRSKLPSEDLKAIEYEAKWGNAWEFHWEIEFYEVGTGPSVDDHKARVFSDWGVFVDVSSSSKPPTGYDQFLDVVAADRSSEPTRVRTEFPPLRDIPDNTGHQDVARLAKRWLQTCRDRHECGSATEDSWYPKRLIHVGDEQESPRLIISENERPEGCYAALSHCWGEDPKFLMLISDNLFDFCSEIQLKNLPASFRDAIKTCRRIGIPYIWIDSLCILQSGLGSHEDWLSHSEDMHLVYHNCALNISIDVSGNPHGGAFRARDPTYLQDCYVWSPFYTPPKGSSESEHNIGDGSESSDIWNICSIFTADDFSWARVDLPLSSRAWVFQERLLSPRTLHFGSDRISWECDRCRNLTEYLPEGVNDDRWYGFDCLAQNAFSVRKKGDIFTYYYDLVFPYMNRQLSHPDDDKLVAFAAVARRCISWFGSEYYAGIFRSTMPQGLLWEMSPIGRLGRSEVYRAPSWSWASLDCRVRYDILDGEGTVLADVVDVTVELVDPNNQFGQVKSASLTLTGPLVASDELILKDANDEEFVAEGRRGRKGYQDIKTVLGHTFGISSDTVEFWEDGERKAWLISQKNMYLLAILETSNEPQTYGLLVQKNDDGTFTRAGYWEAGPGFVAKHADLTCRFISETITIV, encoded by the coding sequence ATGTCCATCTTTCAGACCAACGCGAAGAAAGGGCTTCACCACAAGAATTATGAAAGTATTGCCACCTCCGCAAAAAATGGGTGCAGAATCTGTCACTACTTGCGCAGCAAGCTCCCGTCTGAGgatttaaaggctatagaatATGAGGCCAAGTGGGGAAACGCATGGGAATTTCATTGGGAAATTGAATTCTACGAGGTTGGCACCGGACCATCAGTCGACGATCACAAAGCCCGAGTCTTCTCAGACTGGGGCGTGTTCGTTGATgtgtcttcctcatcaaaaCCTCCAACTGGTTATGACCAGTTCCTCGacgttgttgctgctgatcgAAGCTCTGAACCGACGCGAGTCCGAACGGAATTTCCTCCGCTGCGAGATATCCCCGATAATACCGGCCATCAGGATGTCGCACGGCTAGCTAAGAGATGGCTTCAGACCTGTAGAGACCGTCACGAGTGCGGATCTGCTACGGAAGACAGCTGGTATCCCAAACGACTTATTCATGTTGGCGATGAACAAGAGTCCCCAAGACTGATCATTTCGGAGAATGAGAGACCAGAAGGCTGTTATGCGGCTTTGAGTCATTGCTGGGGAGAAGACCCAAAGTTCTTGATGTTAATATCGGACAACTTGTTCGATTTTTGCAGTGAAATCCAATTAAAGAACCTCCCAGCCAGCTTCAGAGATGCAATTAAGACCTGTCGTCGAATTGGCATTCCCTACATCTGGATCGACTCGCTTTGTATCCTGCAGTCTGGCCTCGGTTCTCACGAAGATTGGCTCTCACATTCAGAGGACATGCATCTAGTTTACCACAACTGCGCCTTGAACATTTCCATTGATGTTTCTGGGAACCCCCATGGAGGTGCTTTCAGGGCGAGGGATCCGACGTATCTGCAAGACTGCTATGTATGGAGTCCGTTTTACACACCGCCCAAAGGTTCAAGCGAAAGTGAACACAACATAGGTGATGGCTCAGAAAGCTCAGATATTTGGAATATCTGCTCCATATTCACCGCTGACGACTTCTCTTGGGCAAGAGTAGATCTCCCTCTTAGTAGCAGGGCATGGGTATTCCAAGAGAGGCTGCTTTCGCCGAGAACCTTACATTTTGGTTCTGACCGCATTTCCTGGGAGTGTGATAGATGCCGCAACCTCACTGAATATCTTCCAGAAGGCGTGAACGACGATAGATGGTACGGCTTCGATTGCTTGGCCCAAAACGCATTCAGTGTTCGTAAAAAGGGAGATATTTTCACATACTACTACGATCTGGTGTTCCCATACATGAACCGCCAACTTAGTCATCCGGATGACGACAAACTTGTTGCCTTCGCCGCCGTCGCCCGACGTTGTATCTCATGGTTCGGCAGCGAATATTACGCTGGAATCTTTCGTAGCACCATGCCACAAGGTCTCCTTTGGGAGATGTCTCCCATTGGGAGACTAGGACGGTCGGAGGTTTATCGTGCACCGTCTTGGAGTTGGGCCAGCTTGGATTGCCGTGTCAGATATGATATTCTGGACGGCGAAGGAACTGTTCTGGCAGATGTAGTCGATGTTACAGTGGAATTGGTTGACCCGAACAACCAATTCGGTCAAGTAAAGTCTGCTTCTTTAACACTGACTGGACCTCTGGTAGCGTCTGATGAACTCATCCTCAAGGACGCCAACGATGAAGAATTCGTGGCTGAGGGTAGACGTGGTCGTAAAGGCTATCAAGACATAAAAACGGTGCTAGGACACACTTTTGGCATCAGTTCTGATACTGTGGAATTTTGGGAGGACGGTGAAAGGAAGGCTTGGCTGATATCCCAAAAGAACATGTATCTCCTTGCAATTTTGGAGACATCGAACGAACCTCAAACGTATGGTCTTCTCGTGCAGAAGAACGATGATGGTACTTTCACAAGAGCTGGATACTGGGAAGCTGGGCCGGGGTTTGTAGCAAAGCATGCAGACCTGACATGTCGATTTATATCAGAAACAATCACAATAGTTTGA
- a CDS encoding related to methyltransferase produces the protein MSSPKPDNAGGSPRDGVIKDNISAGSSPGEGPIVAQEEADGDASDSAFGDDAESSTASISSSILEYRKFQGRTFHSERYNTEYFTPNDEQQRDSIDITHHVLTLLLDGKLTLVPLEDDIQRVLDVGTGTVGCSSDTNWCSDFADEHPNIEVIGTDLSPIQPSWVPPNVKFELEDATKDWSWPENHFDLVHVRFLMGAIADWGTLFKEASRCCKPGGFVESGEINPTFYSDDGSIDKVEALQTWNRLVIESGKGFGRSFTNIENDVQLLRDAGLVDVQSFDFKTLTWLQANTVQVPIGGWPKDEKMRKVGQFLRASIENDLEGYTMMVWHQIMNWPEDEYQVFLMNMRKAFKDKRIHGYMPVRYVYGRKPNAEK, from the exons ATGTCTTCACCAAAACCTGACAACGCAGGCGGGAGTCCTCGCGACGGCGTAATAAAGGATAATATCTCAGCCGGCAGTTCTCCCGGTGAGGGCCCTATTGTCGCACAG GAAGAAGCCGACGGAGATGCCAGCGACTCAGCATTTGGAGATGATGC AGAAAGCTCTACTGCCTCCATCTCATCGAGCATCCTGGAGTATCGCAAATTCCAAGGACGAACCTTTCATAGCGAGAGGTATAATACGGAGTACTTTACGCCGAATGATGAGCAGCAGAGAGATTCAATTGATATCAC GCACCATGTTCTGACACTGCTCCTTGATGGAAAGTTGACACTTGTCCCTTTGGAAGATGATATCCAG CGGGTTCTTGACGTCGGTACTGGAACTG TGGGGTGCTCATCTGATACTAACTGGTGTAGTGACTTCGCCGATGAACACCCCAACATTGAGGTCATCGGAACCGACCTCTCTCCAATTCAACCAAGCTGGGTCCCTCCAAATGTCAAGttcgagcttgaggatgcAACGAAAGACTGGAGCTGGCCTGAAAATCACTTTGATCTCGTTCACGTCCGTTTCCTCATGGGCGCCATAGCAGACTGGGGAACACTGTTCAAAGAGGCTTCTCGCTGCTGTAAGCCAGGTGGTTTTGTTGAGTCTGGGGAGATTAACCCAACTTTTTATTCGGATGACGGTAGCATCGATAAAGTTGAGGCTCTCCAGACCTGGAACAGACTGGTTATTGAGAGTGGCAAGGGCTTTGGCAGAAGTTTCACTAATATCGAGAATGACGTTCAACTACTTCGCGATGCTGGCTTGGTAGATGTGCAGAGCTTTGACTTCAAG ACCTTGACATGGCTTCAAGCTAACACTGTTCAGGTTCCCATTGGTGGATGGCccaaagatgagaagatgcGAAAGGTTGGCCAATTCCTCCGAGCTTCGATAGAGAATGACCTTGAAG GATACACGATGATGGTTTGGCACCAGATCATGAACTGGCCTGAAGATGAATATCAGGTATTCCTGATGAACATGAGAAAGGCATTCAAAGATAAGAGAATCCATGGATACATGCCTGTTCGATATGTTTATGGTCGAAAGCCAAATGCTGAGAAATAG